In Paenacidovorax monticola, the genomic window GGCGGCGCCAGGCACGCTGGACCGACCTGGGCGGCGAGCCGCTGGTGCTGCTGGACCATGCCTCGGGCAGCCGCCGCCTCATCGACCGCGCGCTGGCCGCGCAGGGCGTGGAAGCCCATGTGGCCCACGAGGTGGGCCACCCCACGACGATCTTCCGCATGCTCGACGCGGGCCTGGGCGTGTCGGTGATCCCCATGCTCGCGCTGCCGCCCGAAGGCCTGCCGCGCCTGGCCGTGCGGCCGCTGCAGCCGCGCGTGGACCGCGACATCATGCTGGTGCACCGGCGCAACCGCGCGCTCGCGCCGCTGGCACAGCGCGTGTGGGACCTGGTGCGTGGCGTGGCGCGCGAGCGGCAGGCGCTCACCAGCCCAGCGCCGCCGCGAGGATGAGGCTGGCCTCGGGCGTGAACGCGCCGCGCGCGAGGCGCTCCAGCAGCGCATCGCGCGCGAGCAGTTCGAAGCACGCGACCTCGCCGTCCTGGTTCGCGGGCTCCATGCCCGCAGGCACCGTGGCGTGGAACCAGTCGATGCGCTCGACCATGTAGCCGCAGCCGTCGGCCTCATCGCTGGGCTGGGCGAAATCCACGTGCCCGCCGTGCGCCACGCCCTGCAGCAGGGCAACGCGCAGGCCGGCCTCTTCCCAGGTTTCGCGCGCCAGGGCCTCGGGCAGGCTGTCGGCTGCGGAGACCATGCCGCCCATCAGCGTGTCCCACTGGCCTGGGTTGTTGGGCTTGTCGAAGGCACGCTGCTGCACCCACATGCGGCCATCGGGGGCCAATCCCACCAAATGTACCGCCTGGGTCGCGAGGCCCAGCGGGCGCACGGCGCCGCGCTCGATGGTGCCGATGCGCTCGCCGCGCGCGTCGCACACGGCCAGCTGTTCGTTGCGCCAGGGGCCGCAGCGGCCTTGCACGCGCAGCGCCTGGGCCAGCGCATTGAGCGCCTGCGTGGCGCCGCCGGGCGCGCCGAGGTGCCACGCCACCAGCCCGGAACGCTCCTCTTTCAGGAGCTGCACACGCTCATCCAGAGAGCACTGCGCAGCGATTTCATCCAAGACACCCGGCTCCACCGAGCCCACCGCCTGCCCCGCCACGAGCAGCGGCAGGCGCGCCGCGCGCGGCGGCCTCTGCGCTTGTGCGCGCGCGGCTGCAACCCAGGAGGGAGCCCCGCTCACGGCAGCGTGAGGATGGTGGAGCCCGTGGTCTTGCGCGCCTCGAGGTCGCGGTGCGCCTGCTGCACGTCGCGCAGGGCGTAGCGCTGCTCGATGTGGATCTTCACCTGGCCGCTGGCGACCACGGCGAAGAGGTCGTCGGCCATGGCCTGCGTGGCCTCGCGCGTGGCGATGTGGGTGAACAGCGTCTGGCGCGTGACATAGAGCGAGCCCTTGGCGCCCAGCGAGCCGGGCGCGAACGGCGGCACGGGCCCCGAGGCATTGCCGAAGCTCGCCATCAGGCCGAAGGGGCGCAGGCATTCGAGCGACTTGTCCCAGGTGTCCTTGCCCACCGAGTCGTACACCACCTTCACGCCGCGGCCATTGGTGATCTCCTTCACGCGCACGGCGAAGTCCTCGCGGCTGTAGTTGATGGCATGCGCCGCGCCGTTGGCCAGCGCAAGCTGGCACTTGGCGTCCGAGCCCGCCGTGCCGATGAGCTGCAGACCCAGGGCCTTGGCCCATTGGCAGGCGATGAGGCCCACGCCCCCCGCGGCGGCGTGGAACAGCACGAAGTCGCCCGGCTCCAGCCCTTCGACGGGACGCGCTTTCTTGAGCAGGTACTGCGCCGTGAGGCCCTTGAGCATCATCGCCGCGCCAGTCTCGAAGCTGATGGCGTCAGGCAGCCGGCACACGCACTTGGCCGGCATCACGCGCACCTCGCTGTAGCTGCCGGGCGGATTGCTGGCATAGGCGGCGCGGTCGCCCGCCTTCAGGTGCGTCACCCCCTCGCCCACGGCCTCGATCACGCCGGCCCCTTCCATGCCGATGGTGGCGGGCATGTTCAAGGGATACAGGCCCGTGCGGTGGTACACGTCAATGAAGTTCAGGCCGATGGCGTGGTGGCGGATGCGCACTTCGCCCGGGCCTGGATCGCCCACCGATACGTCAACAATCTGGAGTTCTTCAGGGCCGCCATGCTGGCGGATCTGGACGGCGAGGCTCATGGGGATATCTCCTGCACAACGGTGAAAAGGCGGCTGGCATCCTGCCATGAATCCGTCAGCCTTGCAGAAGGCAGGCTGCTGCATTCCTGGCTACAGTCCTGGCATGACCCACAAACTCACGCCCGGCACGGCGGCCTTGCTCACCATCCCGCCACTGCTGTGGGCCGGCAATGCCGTGGTGGGCCGCCTCGTGCACGAACTGGTGCCGCCGATCACGCTGAACTTCCTGCGCTGGGTACTCGCCTTTGCGCTGCTGCTGCCGCTTGCACACCGCGTGCTGCGCGCGGACAGCCCGCTGTGGCCGCACTGGCGGCGCTACGCGGTGCTGGGACTGCTGGGCGTGGGCTGCTACAACGCGCTGCAGTACCTGGCGCTGCAGACCTCCACACCCATCAACGTGACGCTCGTGGGGTCGAGCATGCCCGTGTGGATGCTGGGCATCGGCGCCCTCTGCTTCGGCGCGCCCGTGACACGCAGGCAGCTCGCAGGCGCATTGCTGTCGGTGTGCGGCGTGCTCGTGGTGCTCAGCCGTGGCGAGTGGGCGCAGTTGCTCGCGCTGCGCCTGGTGCCGGGCGATCTGTTCATGCTGCTGGCCACGGCGGCATGGGCGTTCTACAGCTGGCTGCTGGTGCGCACCTCGGAGCCTGCGGGCCTGCGGGGCGACTGGGCGGGCTTTCTGATGGCACAGCTCGTGTTCGGCCTGGGCTGGTCGGGGCTGTTCGCGGGGGGCGAATGGGCCGCGGGCCGCAC contains:
- a CDS encoding DMT family transporter, with the protein product MTHKLTPGTAALLTIPPLLWAGNAVVGRLVHELVPPITLNFLRWVLAFALLLPLAHRVLRADSPLWPHWRRYAVLGLLGVGCYNALQYLALQTSTPINVTLVGSSMPVWMLGIGALCFGAPVTRRQLAGALLSVCGVLVVLSRGEWAQLLALRLVPGDLFMLLATAAWAFYSWLLVRTSEPAGLRGDWAGFLMAQLVFGLGWSGLFAGGEWAAGRTQVAWGLPLMAALLFIAVGPAILAYRCWGAGVQRAGPAIAGFFNNLTPLFAALLSAAFLGEAPHLYHGAAFVLIVGGIVVSSRRG
- a CDS encoding quinone oxidoreductase family protein, translating into MSLAVQIRQHGGPEELQIVDVSVGDPGPGEVRIRHHAIGLNFIDVYHRTGLYPLNMPATIGMEGAGVIEAVGEGVTHLKAGDRAAYASNPPGSYSEVRVMPAKCVCRLPDAISFETGAAMMLKGLTAQYLLKKARPVEGLEPGDFVLFHAAAGGVGLIACQWAKALGLQLIGTAGSDAKCQLALANGAAHAINYSREDFAVRVKEITNGRGVKVVYDSVGKDTWDKSLECLRPFGLMASFGNASGPVPPFAPGSLGAKGSLYVTRQTLFTHIATREATQAMADDLFAVVASGQVKIHIEQRYALRDVQQAHRDLEARKTTGSTILTLP
- a CDS encoding NUDIX hydrolase → MSGAPSWVAAARAQAQRPPRAARLPLLVAGQAVGSVEPGVLDEIAAQCSLDERVQLLKEERSGLVAWHLGAPGGATQALNALAQALRVQGRCGPWRNEQLAVCDARGERIGTIERGAVRPLGLATQAVHLVGLAPDGRMWVQQRAFDKPNNPGQWDTLMGGMVSAADSLPEALARETWEEAGLRVALLQGVAHGGHVDFAQPSDEADGCGYMVERIDWFHATVPAGMEPANQDGEVACFELLARDALLERLARGAFTPEASLILAAALGW